In Deltaproteobacteria bacterium, the following proteins share a genomic window:
- a CDS encoding type II toxin-antitoxin system RelE/ParE family toxin — MPNVEVIFYQEQDGSSPVRKWVNELPNKIRAKARVRIERLAELGHELRRPEADYLRDDIYELRWRVQSVNYRILYFFHGREVVVLAQGLTKEREVPPGDIDLAIKRKKEFSKNPKLHTYIIGD, encoded by the coding sequence ATGCCGAACGTTGAAGTGATATTTTATCAGGAGCAAGATGGCTCTTCTCCTGTAAGAAAATGGGTTAATGAACTGCCGAATAAAATTCGCGCTAAAGCTAGAGTGCGAATTGAACGCTTGGCAGAACTAGGACACGAATTGAGAAGACCAGAGGCTGATTATCTCCGAGATGATATTTATGAACTCAGGTGGAGAGTTCAATCAGTCAATTATCGGATTTTGTATTTTTTTCATGGTCGTGAAGTTGTTGTTCTAGCGCAAGGTTTGACCAAGGAACGTGAAGTTCCTCCTGGAGATATTGATTTGGCAATTAAAAGGAAAAAGGAGTTTTCGAAAAATCCGAAACTCCATACGTATATTATCGGAGATTAA
- a CDS encoding DUF4442 domain-containing protein: MSENFMFNTQNIIDTLKIRGFSLLNIPMLFIANPSVIKLNDKECEVSIPLNYLTKNHVGSMYFGVLAMGADLGCGLMATEAIRKSGKNVVLIFKDFKATFLKRAESDVHFVCKQGKRVNTLVKKAIATGERQNQTFEVLALTPKKTGKEIIAKFALTLSLKLKSKDKKMLPSFVGSISDVPDVAKKHDQYLGKSKKG, from the coding sequence ATGTCAGAAAACTTTATGTTCAACACCCAAAATATCATCGACACACTAAAAATCCGGGGCTTCAGCCTGCTCAATATCCCCATGCTTTTTATCGCAAATCCCAGTGTGATAAAACTCAATGATAAAGAATGCGAAGTCTCCATCCCCCTCAATTACCTCACCAAGAACCACGTAGGGAGCATGTACTTTGGCGTGCTGGCCATGGGAGCTGATTTAGGTTGCGGTTTAATGGCCACCGAAGCTATTCGAAAAAGCGGAAAGAATGTGGTTTTGATTTTCAAAGATTTCAAAGCTACTTTTTTAAAGCGCGCAGAATCGGATGTTCATTTCGTTTGCAAGCAAGGCAAACGGGTAAATACCTTGGTGAAAAAAGCTATTGCCACGGGTGAAAGACAAAATCAGACTTTTGAAGTTTTGGCACTTACTCCTAAAAAAACCGGAAAAGAAATTATTGCCAAGTTTGCGCTAACACTTTCCCTCAAATTAAAATCTAAAGACAAAAAAATGCTTCCGAGCTTCGTCGGTTCTATTTCTGACGTTCCAGACGTTGCAAAAAAACACGACCAATATCTTGGAAAATCTAAGAAAGGCTAA
- a CDS encoding helix-turn-helix domain-containing protein, translated as MESHDNRVLSGYKEIASFLRVSTKTVQRYLRVIPVTRLGRKVIILEADLMGWVQDRKHNKRKTSK; from the coding sequence ATGGAGAGTCATGACAACAGAGTTTTATCCGGTTACAAAGAGATTGCCTCTTTTTTGAGAGTATCTACTAAAACAGTCCAAAGATATTTAAGGGTCATTCCAGTTACGAGACTTGGCAGGAAGGTTATTATTTTAGAAGCTGATTTGATGGGGTGGGTTCAGGACAGAAAGCACAACAAGAGAAAAACCAGTAAATAG
- a CDS encoding VirB3 family type IV secretion system protein, with translation MKTESADLLFLGLTRPTMFLGVTQSFFVINGLINTILFLALNSFLPLILLLPLLHGLGYIACLTDARIFDLWFTYAK, from the coding sequence ATGAAGACTGAATCGGCTGATCTTCTTTTTCTGGGGCTGACAAGGCCGACGATGTTCCTAGGAGTTACGCAGTCTTTTTTCGTGATTAACGGTTTGATCAACACAATTTTATTTTTGGCTCTGAACTCGTTTTTACCGCTGATCCTCTTGCTGCCTCTGCTTCACGGGCTTGGATATATCGCATGTTTAACGGACGCACGAATTTTTGACCTTTGGTTTACTTATGCAAAAC
- a CDS encoding TrbC/VirB2 family protein, producing MNIQKKNNHIYFAFLLFLLCSVPSFAFAAPAWEGALKTIVDYVTGSTARYIAILAVVGFGFAAFLGRIAWRRALEIVVAIAVVFGAAKIVDMFAGSGGP from the coding sequence GTGAATATTCAGAAAAAGAACAATCATATTTATTTCGCTTTTCTGCTTTTTCTTCTCTGTTCAGTCCCCAGCTTTGCCTTCGCAGCCCCTGCTTGGGAAGGCGCTCTCAAAACCATTGTTGATTATGTCACCGGCAGTACCGCGCGCTACATCGCCATTTTGGCCGTTGTAGGGTTTGGTTTTGCAGCTTTCCTGGGACGAATCGCTTGGAGGCGGGCTTTAGAGATTGTTGTCGCAATTGCGGTGGTCTTTGGAGCCGCCAAGATCGTCGACATGTTTGCGGGTTCAGGTGGGCCCTAA
- a CDS encoding helix-turn-helix transcriptional regulator, translating to MAKIKSAVEILKRDFAKDPELEKLYEEEKINFSIALIIRQSREAEGITQAELAERVGTTQSVISRLEDSDYEGHSLTMLDKIARALHRRLSIEMESEDHHRSRFLESDGNPSHL from the coding sequence ATGGCTAAAATAAAAAGTGCTGTAGAAATTTTAAAAAGAGATTTCGCCAAAGATCCTGAATTAGAAAAACTCTATGAAGAGGAGAAAATCAATTTCTCTATCGCCCTCATCATTCGTCAATCCAGAGAAGCGGAAGGAATTACTCAAGCTGAACTTGCCGAACGTGTTGGCACGACTCAATCTGTTATTTCAAGACTCGAAGATTCTGATTATGAGGGACATTCTTTAACGATGCTGGATAAAATTGCACGGGCTCTCCACAGAAGACTCAGTATTGAAATGGAATCTGAAGATCATCATCGTTCCCGCTTTCTTGAATCTGATGGGAATCCATCTCATCTCTAA
- a CDS encoding ATP-binding protein, with protein MEYLKRTLNLKKLLQKKSFFLFGPRATGKTTLIKKDLPDARIYNLLDTRLFSRLLKDPGLLEEENRNQNKLIVIDEIQKLPSLLDEVHRLIEEQNKTFLLTGSSARKLKRGAANLLAGRAWQAELFSLTSHEIPDFNLLKYLNCGGLPNVYYSKYPSEELENYVSLYIKEEIQSESLTRNLPAFVSFLDAIALSNGEEINLESFGRDCGVSPITVRNYIQILEDTLIGFSLPGYTKTKKRKATSRIKHYLFDTGVVHTLCRRGKIENKSELFGKAFEQFITQEIRAFLSYSRLKLPLCYWRSLSQFEVDLIVGNELALEIKSSDQIQDKHLKGLRALKEEGLLKKYAIVSLDSEPRKTSDGISIYPWEHFLKSLWKGDIFTS; from the coding sequence ATGGAATACCTCAAAAGAACTCTGAATTTAAAAAAACTCCTGCAAAAAAAATCGTTTTTTCTCTTTGGGCCCAGAGCCACAGGAAAAACCACCTTAATAAAAAAAGACCTCCCCGATGCCCGTATTTATAATTTGTTAGACACTCGTCTTTTTTCACGACTATTAAAAGATCCTGGACTTTTGGAAGAAGAAAATCGAAATCAAAACAAACTCATCGTCATCGACGAAATCCAAAAACTTCCTTCTCTTTTGGATGAAGTCCATCGTTTAATTGAAGAACAAAATAAAACCTTTTTACTCACCGGAAGCAGTGCCCGAAAGCTTAAGCGAGGAGCTGCAAATTTATTGGCGGGAAGAGCCTGGCAGGCCGAGCTATTTTCTCTCACCTCTCATGAAATTCCCGATTTTAATCTTTTAAAATATTTAAATTGCGGTGGCTTGCCCAATGTCTATTATTCAAAATATCCTTCAGAAGAATTAGAAAATTATGTTTCCCTCTACATTAAAGAAGAGATTCAATCCGAATCTCTCACTCGCAATCTGCCCGCCTTCGTTTCATTTTTAGATGCCATTGCCTTGTCGAATGGTGAAGAAATCAATTTGGAATCCTTTGGGCGTGACTGCGGCGTGTCCCCAATAACCGTTCGAAATTACATTCAGATTTTAGAAGACACCCTGATTGGATTTTCTCTGCCTGGGTATACAAAAACAAAAAAACGCAAAGCCACTTCACGTATCAAACATTATCTATTTGATACAGGTGTAGTCCATACACTCTGTCGACGAGGTAAAATAGAAAATAAATCGGAGTTGTTTGGTAAAGCTTTTGAACAATTTATTACACAGGAAATAAGGGCCTTTTTGAGTTACAGTCGCCTCAAACTTCCTCTCTGTTATTGGAGATCTCTCTCCCAGTTTGAAGTAGATCTTATTGTAGGAAACGAACTTGCTCTGGAAATCAAATCCAGCGATCAAATTCAGGATAAACATCTCAAAGGCTTAAGGGCTTTAAAAGAAGAAGGTCTCCTTAAAAAATACGCGATTGTTTCTTTGGACTCAGAACCCAGAAAGACTTCGGATGGAATCAGTATTTATCCCTGGGAACATTTTTTAAAATCTCTTTGGAAAGGGGATATTTTCACTTCCTGA
- a CDS encoding serine/threonine protein kinase has protein sequence MNKLLQQFSLLKEIKETKFSILYLAEDQNSRKVLIKKIKTPFVYDQDVLDLFKSEFETLSTLKEYPFFIQAYEWIEKDEDKFLVLEYIQGRSLREILDEIKLKQRAAFKAKQLKTLLQQVSSAIHALHHNSYLNLIHSDLNPGNILLSNNNEIKIIDFSRVQMMQNLHGAVDGTFHFIPIYTAPELVKQEQFDSRADLFSLGVIFYELLTGQLPYPARNYTELLIVLETIEITEKQLPKNTDPVLSKILIGCLQKEPDKRFQDITEILKLL, from the coding sequence ATGAATAAACTCCTGCAGCAATTTTCCCTATTAAAAGAAATAAAAGAAACAAAATTCAGCATTCTTTATTTGGCTGAAGATCAAAACTCCAGGAAAGTTCTTATCAAAAAAATCAAAACTCCCTTCGTTTACGATCAGGATGTTTTAGATCTTTTCAAATCCGAATTTGAGACGCTCAGCACCTTAAAGGAATACCCATTTTTTATTCAAGCCTACGAATGGATAGAAAAAGACGAAGATAAATTTTTGGTATTAGAATACATTCAGGGGAGAAGTCTTCGAGAAATATTGGATGAAATAAAACTAAAACAACGAGCCGCTTTTAAAGCAAAACAATTAAAAACACTGCTCCAACAAGTAAGTTCTGCAATTCATGCCCTGCATCACAACTCCTATTTAAACTTAATTCACAGTGATCTGAATCCTGGAAATATTCTTCTTTCAAACAATAACGAAATTAAAATCATCGATTTTTCTCGAGTACAAATGATGCAAAACTTGCACGGAGCTGTCGATGGCACCTTTCATTTTATTCCCATCTACACAGCACCCGAACTGGTAAAACAGGAACAATTTGATTCGCGTGCCGATCTCTTTAGTTTGGGAGTTATTTTTTATGAACTTTTAACAGGCCAACTTCCCTACCCTGCGAGAAATTACACAGAACTTTTAATCGTTTTGGAAACAATTGAAATTACCGAAAAACAACTTCCAAAAAATACCGACCCCGTTTTATCTAAAATCTTGATCGGCTGTCTTCAAAAAGAACCCGACAAACGCTTTCAAGATATTACAGAGATATTAAAGCTATTATAA
- the hrpB gene encoding ATP-dependent helicase HrpB, translating into MNTLPIDNLLPEILKKIQHHQSLVIQASPGSGKTTRIPPALLHSKILQENQEVWVLVPRRLAAKFAALRVAQELGEEVGEQVGYHFRFEKRIGPKTRLKFFTEGMLLRLLAEDPLAFKAGIIILDEFHERHLHTDLALSYLVHLQKTKRPDLKLLILSATLDEKPLLSFLPNSYSLRLETALYETRLTYLSKTSDEPLDKLIKKAVLEALKIEQGKDLLVFLPGMSEIRKCQEILEREVKSEPLDILPLHGDLAKETQALIFEPGKRRKIILSTNIAESSLTLENVNIVIDSGLRREASFSWWTGLAQLQTKNISQASAIQRCGRSSRTSAGYCFRLYTLGQFQAWPAYDTAEIEKTDLSQSILELKNLGLQNLHEHFWFKSPPAVALQHATELLFYLGALSENNISSALTSTGRQMARIPLSPRLSRLMLTAQEEGITEKAALIAASLSEGFLTDLDIFSIFERRLPENVEKVKTRIIENVKIKPEKNPGRGRAFQNTPQDIAKLRHCLLSAFPDHVAQKRKTNSEPGQNIALNFCNGGSALAPRHLLTQSHDFFIVLEAQENRDRVQVKSLCVLEEEDLLSQETWLHEKTILTWDTKSLGVSQKSGFYYGDLILNEQWGTPSSIQEAQKIFLEKVFQLSKPEQSLDIHQFIEKASRFEDKIQLENLLGRLEVFFDKKISTISFKELENILEGVYQLKQVQDLPFSKRLMHWVSPQKQLEFDQKVPLYWEKDRKKKFKIHYRLGQAPYLEARLQDFWGIQETPKIKQGEIALTLHLLAPNGRPLQVTQDLKSFWEKTYPDLKKQLSRRYPKHPWP; encoded by the coding sequence GTGAACACTCTCCCTATCGACAATCTCCTCCCGGAAATCTTAAAAAAAATACAGCACCACCAAAGCCTTGTTATCCAAGCTTCTCCCGGTTCCGGAAAAACAACCCGCATCCCTCCAGCACTCCTGCACTCTAAGATCCTCCAGGAAAATCAAGAAGTGTGGGTCTTGGTTCCGCGCCGACTGGCTGCAAAATTTGCAGCGCTGCGTGTGGCCCAGGAATTGGGAGAAGAAGTCGGAGAACAGGTGGGCTATCATTTTCGTTTCGAAAAAAGAATAGGCCCCAAAACACGGCTCAAGTTTTTTACCGAAGGCATGCTGCTGCGTTTGCTGGCAGAAGATCCCCTGGCCTTCAAGGCAGGAATCATTATTTTAGACGAATTTCACGAGCGTCATCTCCACACCGATTTGGCGCTTTCTTATTTGGTGCATCTCCAAAAAACAAAAAGACCCGATCTGAAATTATTAATCCTGTCGGCAACACTCGACGAAAAACCACTCCTTTCTTTTCTTCCAAACTCATACTCTCTCAGGCTAGAAACCGCGCTCTATGAGACTCGGCTGACTTATCTCAGTAAAACTTCAGACGAGCCTTTAGATAAATTAATTAAAAAAGCCGTGTTAGAAGCCCTGAAGATTGAACAAGGAAAAGACCTTTTAGTTTTCTTGCCCGGTATGAGTGAAATTCGAAAATGCCAGGAAATTTTAGAGCGCGAAGTAAAATCAGAGCCTCTCGATATTCTTCCCCTGCACGGCGATCTTGCCAAAGAAACGCAGGCGCTTATTTTTGAACCGGGTAAAAGACGTAAAATCATTTTATCTACCAACATCGCTGAAAGTTCTCTCACTTTAGAAAATGTGAATATCGTGATCGACAGTGGCCTCAGGCGTGAGGCCTCTTTTTCCTGGTGGACAGGACTAGCGCAACTTCAAACTAAAAATATCAGTCAGGCCTCCGCCATTCAACGCTGCGGCCGCTCGAGTAGGACCTCAGCGGGTTATTGTTTCAGGCTCTATACCTTAGGGCAATTTCAAGCCTGGCCTGCCTACGATACGGCTGAAATAGAAAAGACAGATCTTTCGCAAAGTATTTTAGAACTTAAAAATTTGGGCCTCCAAAATTTGCATGAACATTTCTGGTTTAAATCCCCTCCAGCCGTGGCCCTTCAGCATGCGACAGAACTTCTTTTTTATCTGGGAGCCCTGAGTGAAAATAATATTTCCAGTGCCTTAACAAGCACAGGACGTCAGATGGCCAGAATTCCACTCTCTCCGCGCCTCAGCCGGCTGATGCTCACTGCGCAAGAAGAAGGAATCACAGAAAAAGCCGCCCTTATTGCGGCCAGCTTGAGTGAAGGTTTTTTAACAGACCTGGATATCTTTTCCATTTTTGAAAGGCGTCTGCCTGAAAATGTCGAAAAGGTGAAAACGAGGATTATCGAAAACGTAAAAATAAAGCCCGAAAAAAATCCAGGTCGGGGTAGAGCCTTCCAGAACACTCCACAGGACATTGCCAAACTTCGCCACTGCCTGCTCTCCGCTTTTCCAGATCATGTCGCTCAAAAGCGAAAAACAAATTCCGAACCGGGTCAAAACATCGCCCTTAATTTCTGCAATGGAGGTTCGGCCTTGGCTCCACGGCATCTACTGACCCAATCCCATGATTTTTTTATTGTACTCGAGGCTCAGGAAAATCGTGATCGGGTACAGGTAAAAAGCCTATGTGTTTTGGAAGAAGAAGATCTGCTCAGCCAGGAAACATGGCTGCACGAAAAAACGATTTTGACTTGGGATACGAAAAGCTTAGGCGTATCTCAAAAATCTGGCTTTTATTATGGGGATCTGATCCTCAATGAACAATGGGGAACCCCCAGCTCAATCCAGGAGGCCCAAAAAATCTTTCTCGAAAAGGTTTTTCAGCTCAGCAAGCCAGAGCAATCTTTGGATATCCACCAGTTTATTGAAAAGGCCTCCCGCTTTGAGGATAAAATTCAATTGGAGAACCTGTTGGGTCGTTTAGAGGTGTTTTTTGATAAAAAAATAAGTACTATATCCTTCAAGGAGTTAGAAAATATTTTAGAAGGAGTTTATCAGCTAAAACAAGTCCAAGACCTTCCGTTTTCAAAACGTCTTATGCATTGGGTTAGCCCTCAGAAACAGCTCGAATTTGATCAAAAAGTGCCACTCTATTGGGAAAAAGATAGGAAAAAGAAGTTCAAGATCCATTATCGCCTGGGACAAGCACCCTATTTAGAGGCCAGGCTGCAGGATTTTTGGGGAATTCAGGAGACTCCCAAAATCAAGCAGGGGGAAATAGCCCTTACCTTGCATTTACTGGCCCCCAACGGACGTCCCCTTCAGGTCACCCAAGATTTGAAAAGTTTTTGGGAGAAGACCTATCCCGATTTAAAAAAACAACTTTCCAGACGTTACCCAAAACATCCTTGGCCTTGA